The Primulina huaijiensis isolate GDHJ02 chromosome 12, ASM1229523v2, whole genome shotgun sequence genome has a window encoding:
- the LOC140990267 gene encoding uncharacterized protein, whose translation MGNEPDQLLPQGTQSLQNMLPVPSSNDVISLSAADSRSNLFPLPHSNVLTQTFPYQYIPISNCSQAEFENNNDIETAAQHVVLHEQEISTQKIIQSQRESIAATAPSEYSKDFLSEHHDPNALKEHLLKMATHHRSEMALKRGKPTFTEDGNSEIGNGYGVPGGGAYYDASIPNVVNHEKDAQKMSQNKAELDCGSGQKSMDKELPEYLRQKLRARGILKDDLNAANSAVSDHRLETRSLQATLPVGWIEGRDPTSGAVFYHNQNSGTSQWERPLNTDSISVLATPPLPENWLEAFDETTGQKYYYNQKTNLSQWVHPSGQQQPNSQPYNRIPSATAVVGNLGDQPFKFPKCMGCGGWGVDLVQSWGYCRHCTRLHNLPQAQYSSAPTGSQQQTTSVAKRKEDLDKKSSKHRSDLKPPLSRGYKKDGKKRAHAEDDELDPMDPSSYSDAPRGGWVVGLKGVQPRAADTTATGPLFQQRPYPSPGAVLRKNAEIASQKKKGNSHYARISKRGDGSDGLGDAD comes from the exons ATGGGCAATGAGCCTGATCAGCTGCTTCCTCAGGGAACACAATCCCTGCAAAATATGTTACCAGTACCATCATCTAACGATGTGATCTCCCTATCAGCTGCTGACTCTAGGAGTAATCTTTTTCCTCTTCCCCACTCAAATGTACTCACTCAAACTTTTCCATACCAGTATATCCCCATATCCAATTGTTCTCAAGCAGAATTTGAGAATAATAATGATATTGAAACTGCGGCTCAGCATGTTGTGCTTCATGAACAA GAAATTTCCACGCAAAAGATTATTCAGAGCCAGCG AGAATCAATTGCTGCAACTGCTCCTTCTGAGTACAGTAAAGATTTTTTGTCTGAACACCATGACCCAAATGCTCTCAAG GAGCATTTACTTAAAATGGCCACTCATCATCGATCAGAAATGGCTTTAAAACGTGGCAAGCCGACCTTTACGGAGGATG GCAATTCAGAGATTGGAAATGGATATGGAGTTCCTGGTGGAGGTGCTTATTATGATGCTTCCATTCCCAATGTTGTAAACCATG AAAAAGATGCCCAGAAAATGAGCCAAAATAAAGCAGAGCTTGATTGTGGGTCTGGACAGAAGTCAATGGATAAAGAATTACCTGAATATCTCAGGCAAAAACTTAGAGCAAGGGGTATCCTGAAAGATGATCTGAATGCAGCGAATTCTGCCGTGTCAGACCAT AGGTTGGAGACTCGGTCACTTCAGGCAACCCTACCTGTGGGATGG ATCGAGGGAAGGGACCCCACAAGTGGTGCTGTATTTTATCATAATCAGAACTCAGGAACAAGCCAGTGGGAGAGACCTCTAAATACTGATTCAATTTCTGTATTGGCGACCCCTCCTCTACCAGAAAATTGGTTAGAGGCATTTGATGAAACGACAG GTCAAAAGTATTACTACAACCAGAAGACTAATTTGTCGCAATGGGTGCATCCAAGTGGACAACAGCAACCCAACTCACAACCTTATAACAGAATACCCTCTGCTACTGCAGTGGTCGGAAATTTGGGAGATCAGCCATTCAAGTTTCCCAAATGCATGGGATGTGGTGGGTGGGGAGTGGATCTTGTCCAGTCTTGGGGCTATTGCCGTCACTGCACAAG ACTTCACAATCTTCCACAAGCCCAGTATTCATCAGCCCCCACAGGCAGCCAGCAGCAAACCACCTCTGTTGCTAAAAGAAAAGAAGACTTGGACAAGAAGTCTTCAAAACATAG ATCTGATCTTAAGCCACCACTTAGTAGAGGCTATAAAAAGGACGGGAAGAAGCGAGCCCATGCCGAGGATGATGAGTTGGATCCGATGGATCCCAGTTCCTATTCAGATGCTCCTCGTGGTGGCTG GGTTGTTGGACTTAAAGGAGTACAACCAAGAGCAGCAGATACCACTGCCACG GGTCCTCTCTTTCAGCAGCGGCCTTATCCGTCTCCAGGGGCTGTCTTACGAAAAAATGCTGAAATTGCCTCTCAAAAGAAAAAGGGTAATTCTCATTACGCTCGTATATCCAAGAGAGGGGATGGTAGTGATGGTCTAGGTGATGCTGACTGA
- the LOC140990654 gene encoding MADS-box protein defh21-like isoform X2 — translation MGRGKIEVKRIENNTSRQVTFSKRRAGLMKKTHELSVLCDAQIGLIVFSSKGKLTEYCTPQLSMKQMIDRYGQAKGISLSDGNNRTGPAPYNRYKGDDLSSVQFEELRQLEQQLQHSVDKVRARKFQLLHEQLENLKKTELMLEKENQEMYHWLMGSQIQKQAEIEHNQEAMKELRLMEQQPLLNQFPFFGEDIVEQPSSELQLATLQHPHPHRLQPTHPNLQDFGTSSEYGTT, via the exons ATGGGAAGAGGGAAGATAGAAGTGAAGAGGATTGAGAACAACACGAGCAGGCAAGTCACGTTTTCGAAACGGAGAGCCGGGTTGATGAAGAAGACGCATGAGCTTTCTGTGCTGTGTGATGCTCAGATTGGACTCATTGTTTTCTCTAGCAAAGGCAAGCTCACTGAATACTGCACCCCTCAGTTGAG cATGAAGCAAATGATAGATAGGTACGGGCAGGCCAAGGGGATTTCTTTGTCAGATGGAAACAATCGGACAGGACCAGCCCCGTACAAT AGATACAAAGGAGATGATTTGAGCAGCGTGCAATTCGAGGAACTTCGCCAACTCGAACAGCAGCTTCAGCACTCAGTCGACAAGGTTCGCGCCCGGAAG TTTCAGCTACTTCACGAGCAACTGGAAAATCTGAAGAAGACG GAATTAATGCTGGAGAAGGAAAATCAAGAAATGTACCATTGG TTGATGGGCAGTCAGATTCAGAAACAAGCAGAAATAGAGCACAATCAAGAGGCCATGAAAGAGCTGAGATTGATGGAACAACAGCCATTATTGAACCAGTTTCCATTCTTTGGAGAAGATATTGTGGAGCAGCCAAGTTCTGAGCTACAATTAGCAACTCTGCAGCACCCACATCCCCATAGGTTGCAGCCCACTCATCCTAATCTTCAAGATTTCGGCACTTCG AGTGAATATGGCACCACTTGA
- the LOC140990485 gene encoding amino acid permease 3-like: MPAENTGSTQNHQRQAFDVSINVATDQVGFKCYDDDGRLKRTGTIWTASAHIITAVIGSGVLSLAWATAQLGWIAGPTVLFLFSFVTYYTSTLLASCYRSGDPNNGKRNYTYMDAVRANLGGFQVKVCGAIQYLNLFGVAVGYTIASSISMMAIQKSNCFHSKGDDSPCRVSSNPYMIAFGVIEIIFSQIPDFNQIWWLSIVAAIMSFTYSTIGLGLGIGKVAENGKIRGSLTGVSIGTVTETQKIWRSFQALGAIAFAYSYSLILIEIQDTIKSPPSEQKTMKKATFLSVAVTTVFYMLCGCFGYAAFGDSSPGNLLTGFGFYNPYWLLDIANIAIVVHLVGAYQVYSQPLFAFIEKTMAEWFPNSKFITKEIAVPVPGFKSFKLNLFRLVWRTIFVIITTVISMLMPFFNDVVGILGAFGFWPLTVYFPVEMYIVQKKIPKWSTRWICLQILSAACLIISVAAAVGSFAGVVSDLKVYKPFKTVS; the protein is encoded by the exons atgccTGCTGAGAATACAGGATCGACGCAGAATCATCAACGACAAGCCTTTGACGTCTCCATTAATGTAGCCACTGATCAGGTTGGGTTCAAGTGTTACGACGACGACGGTCGCCTCAAAAGAACCg GTACTATCTGGACCGCAAGTGCTCATATCATAACAGCTGTGATTGGTTCTGGTGTTTTGTCCTTGGCTTGGGCCACTGCTCAATTGGGGTGGATTGCTGGTCCTACTGTCTTGTTCTTGTTCTCTTTTGTGACCTATTACACCTCTACCCTTCTGGCGTCATGTTACCGCTCCGGCGACCCGAACAACGGGAAGAGAAACTACACTTACATGGATGCTGTTAGAGCCAATTTGG GAGGGTTCCAGGTTAAAGTTTGTGGGGCAATTCAGTATTTGAATCTTTTTGGAGTTGCCGTTGGTTACACCATTGCATCATCTATAAGCATGAT GGCAATTCAGAAGTCTAATTGCTTCCACTCAAAAGGAGATGACAGCCCTTGCAGAGTTTCGAGCAATCCTTACATGATTGCATTTGGCGTGATAGAAATAATTTTCTCACAGATCCCAGATTTTAATCAGATTTGGTGGCTTTCAATTGTTGCTGCAATAATGTCCTTTACTTATTCTACGATTGGTTTAGGCCTTGGAATTGGCAAAGTTGCAG AAAATGGTAAAATTCGAGGAAGTCTCACCGGAGTAAGTATTGGAACAGTCACCGAAACTCAAAAGATCTGGAGGAGTTTTCAAGCACTTGGAGCCATAGCTTTTGCCTACTCTTACTCCCTCATTCTTATTGAAATTCAG GATACAATAAAATCTCCACCATCAGAGCAAAAAACAATGAAGAAAGCCACATTCCTGAGCGTAGCCGTGACAACAGTTTTCTACATGTTATGTGGTTGCTTTGGGTATGCAGCATTCGGAGACAGCTCCCCTGGAAACCTCCTCACCGGTTTCGGCTTCTACAACCCCTACTGGCTTCTTGACATAGCCAACATAGCCATAGTTGTTCACCTAGTCGGCGCATACCAAGTTTACAGCCAACCCCTCTTCGCGTTCATCGAGAAAACTATGGCGGAATGGTTCCCAAACAGCAAGTTCATCACGAAAGAGATCGCGGTCCCTGTTCCAGGATTCAAATCGTTTAAACTGAACTTATTCAGGCTCGTATGGAGGACCATTTTCGTGATCATAACGACTGTGATTTCAATGTTGATGCCTTTCTTTAACGATGTTGTGGGGATCCTTGGTGCGTTCGGGTTTTGGCCACTGACCGTTTATTTTCCGGTGGAGATGTACATTGTACAAAAGAAGATTCCTAAATGGAGCACAAGATGGATCTGTTTGCAGATTTTGAGTGCTGCTTGTTTGATCATTTCGGTTGCTGCTGCTGTGGGCTCGTTTGCAGGAGTAGTATCTGATCTTAAGGTTTACAAGCCCTTCAAGACTGTTTCTTGA
- the LOC140989366 gene encoding metal transporter Nramp7.2-like, which yields MGNLQKEELQSGGRKSHGLVVETQPAGGVSSGRKHFDVEEEYHVERKPGWRNFLSYVGPGFLVSLAYLDPGNLETDLQAGANHGYELLWVVLIGLIFALIIQSLAANLGVTTGKHLSELCKVEYPTLVRYCLWLLAEVAVIAADIPEVIGTAFALNILFHIPLSVGVLCTGCSTLLLIGLQRYGVRKLELLIATLVFVMAACFFGELSYVKPPAADVMKGMLVPKLKGQGATADAIALLGALVMPHNLFLHSALVLSREKPNSVRGINDACRYFLMESGFALFIAFLINVAIISVSGTVCSADDLSQDNADICQDLTLNSASFLLKNVLGKSSSTVYAMALLASGQSSTITGTYAGQFIMQGFLDLKMRKWLRNLVTRCIAITPSLIVSIVGGSHAAGRLIIIASMILSFELPFALIPLLKFSSTSTKMGPHKNSIYIIVISWILGLGIIGINIYYLSTAFVGWIIHNSLPKVGNVLIGIVVFPLMAIYIISVIYLMFRKDKVLTFIEPSKFDPVTQTQMQVDGGHLSASGRVEMQQIPFRDDLADIPLPR from the exons ATGGGAAACTTGCAAAAAGAAGAGCTGCAAAGTGGTGGGAGGAAAAGCCACGGCCTTGTGGTGGAGACACAGCCCGCAGGTGGCGTCAGCTCCGGCAGAAAACATTTTGATGTTGAAGAAGAATACCATGTGGAAAGG AAACCAGGATGGAGAAACTTCTTGTCATATGTTGGCCCAGGTTTCTTGGTTTCTCTAGCTTACCTCGATCCCGGAAACT TGGAAACTGATTTACAAGCAGGAGCAAACCATGGATATGAA TTACTATGGGTGGTCCTTATCGGATTGATTTTCGCTCTCATAATTCAATCTCTTGCTGCAAATCTTGGAGTTACCACAG GCAAACATTTGTCCGAGTTATGCAAAGTGGAGTACCCGACACTGGTGAGATATTGTTTATGGCTCTTGGCTGAGGTTGCCGTCATAGCTGCAGACATTCCCGAAG TGATTGGAACGGCATTTGCTCTGAACATATTGTTCCACATCCCACTTTCGGTTGGGGTTCTGTGCACCGGCTGCAGCACGCTGCTCCTGATCGGACTCCAAAGATATGGG GTGAGAAAGCTGGAACTTTTAATAGCAACGTTAGTATTCGTGATGGCTGCTTGTTTTTTCGGGGAATTGAGTTATGTTAAGCCTCCCGCAGCTGATGTGATGAAAGGAATGCTTGTACCTAAGCTTAAAGGCCAAGGTGCTACTGCCGATGCTATTGCGCTGCTTGGGGCTCTGGTCATGCC GCATAATCTTTTCCTTCATTCTGCACTTGTTCTCTCAAGAGAGAAACCCAACTCAGTCCGAGGCATCAAT GATGCATGTCGATACTTTTTGATGGAGAGTGGATTTGCACTCTTTATAGCCTTTCTGATCAACGTCGCAATCATTTCTGTATCTGGCACTGTTTGCTCAGCCGATGACCTCTCTCAGGATAATGCAGATATTTGCCAGGATTTAACACTCAATTCTGCTTCATTCCTGCTCAAG AATGTTTTGGGCAAATCAAGTTCAACTGTGTATGCAATGGCATTGCTTGCATCCGGTCAAAGTTCTACCATCACAGGCACTTATGCGGGACAATTCATCATGCAG GGTTTCTTGGATCTCAAGATGAGAAAATGGCTTAGAAATTTGGTGACGAGGTGCATTGCTATAACACCCAGTCTAATTGTTTCAATCGTTGGAGGATCTCATGCAGCTGGCCGATTAATCATCATTGCATCG atgaTATTGTCTTTTGAACTTCCTTTTGCTCTTATCCCACTTCTTAAATTTAGCAGCACATCCACCAAGATGGGACCTCACAAGAATTCGATTTAT ATTATCGTGATATCATGGATATTGGGGCTTGGAATCATAGGCATCAACATCTACTATCTAAGCACAGCATTTGTGGGTTGGATCATCCACAATAGTTTGCCCAAAGTAGGGAATGTGTTGATCGGAATCGTAGTGTTTCCGCTCATGGCGATCTATATAATATCGGTAATCTATCTGATGTTCCGAAAAGACAAGGTCTTGACGTTCATCGAGCCGTCGAAGTTTGACCCTGTGACCCAAACCCAAATGCAAGTGGACGGTGGACACTTGAGCGCAAGTGGAAGAGTTGAGATGCAACAAATTCCATTTAGAGATGACCTTGCGGATATCCCATTACCCCGATGA
- the LOC140990654 gene encoding MADS-box protein defh21-like isoform X1 codes for MGRGKIEVKRIENNTSRQVTFSKRRAGLMKKTHELSVLCDAQIGLIVFSSKGKLTEYCTPQLSMKQMIDRYGQAKGISLSDGNNRTGPAPYNDQMFKELTQMKRQTLNLQLILQRYKGDDLSSVQFEELRQLEQQLQHSVDKVRARKFQLLHEQLENLKKTELMLEKENQEMYHWLMGSQIQKQAEIEHNQEAMKELRLMEQQPLLNQFPFFGEDIVEQPSSELQLATLQHPHPHRLQPTHPNLQDFGTSSEYGTT; via the exons ATGGGAAGAGGGAAGATAGAAGTGAAGAGGATTGAGAACAACACGAGCAGGCAAGTCACGTTTTCGAAACGGAGAGCCGGGTTGATGAAGAAGACGCATGAGCTTTCTGTGCTGTGTGATGCTCAGATTGGACTCATTGTTTTCTCTAGCAAAGGCAAGCTCACTGAATACTGCACCCCTCAGTTGAG cATGAAGCAAATGATAGATAGGTACGGGCAGGCCAAGGGGATTTCTTTGTCAGATGGAAACAATCGGACAGGACCAGCCCCGTACAAT GATCAGATGTTTAAAGAACTAACACAAATGAAAAGGCAAACTTTGAATCTTCAATTAATCCTTCAGAGATACAAAGGAGATGATTTGAGCAGCGTGCAATTCGAGGAACTTCGCCAACTCGAACAGCAGCTTCAGCACTCAGTCGACAAGGTTCGCGCCCGGAAG TTTCAGCTACTTCACGAGCAACTGGAAAATCTGAAGAAGACG GAATTAATGCTGGAGAAGGAAAATCAAGAAATGTACCATTGG TTGATGGGCAGTCAGATTCAGAAACAAGCAGAAATAGAGCACAATCAAGAGGCCATGAAAGAGCTGAGATTGATGGAACAACAGCCATTATTGAACCAGTTTCCATTCTTTGGAGAAGATATTGTGGAGCAGCCAAGTTCTGAGCTACAATTAGCAACTCTGCAGCACCCACATCCCCATAGGTTGCAGCCCACTCATCCTAATCTTCAAGATTTCGGCACTTCG AGTGAATATGGCACCACTTGA